Proteins from one Nitrobacteraceae bacterium AZCC 2146 genomic window:
- a CDS encoding hypothetical protein (product_source=Hypo-rule applied), with protein MSRDLAAALRAQIEAHRMVDMCDMISAWFD; from the coding sequence ATGAGCCGCGATCTCGCAGCTGCGTTGCGTGCGCAAATCGAGGCGCACCGAATGGTTGATATGTGCGATATGATCTCCGCCTGGTTTGACTAG